The DNA region TAGCCGTTCCAACCGTCCGCCGCCGGCGAATCTGATGACTTGGCCGCCAACGAAACCGCGGCACTGGTGGCCTGGGTGTTTCCAGGGACGGAGTGCGCGTACAGGTTGCCGTCGCTGCCGGGCAGGACGATATCAGGTGAACCGTCACCTGTGGTGTCGCCGAACCGGGGGACGGGGCCATGAGGATTCCACGGCACATAGAACGCGTAGGAGACGACGCCGGAATAATTCCCTGCATTGTCCTCGGCCTGCGCGTAGAGGATGTTCGTGCCCCAGTGAGTGGCCGGAGTGTAAAGGCCTGTGGAGGATGGCAGCGAACTGCCGCACTGCCATCCAGCGTCAGCGAGTTCCGGGTCGAAGCTCCAGCGCATGCAAGCCAACCCCGAACTCGGCCCGTGAGGTGCTGGGTCCGCTGCGGTGAATGGCACCCAGCCGTGAGCCGGTGCGTAGAGGCCGGTGGTCTGGCCGTTGCCGGCTGGAGGGAAGGTCCAGCTGAGGTTGGAAACTTGGGCCGGCGCTGTGGGGACGGTCACCGTAGGTGGAGTCAGGTCCATGCGAAAGTGGCATGTTTCGGATGGATCGGACGACAGAAGACCGTCGTTGGCCCGGGCGTTCCAAGCGTACGCGTGGCCGTCGGAGAGGGCCCCGACCGGTACGCCGAAGGAGACCGTCGACCCCGAAGCCGCGTAGCCACCACCGCTGCTGTAACCGGACGCCACGGTCGGAAAGCCGCTGACGGAGTCGTCCCAGAGATCGAAATAACCGCGGACGGATTGGGGTGGCGTAGTGGGGCTGGTCGCCACTGCCTTCAAGCTGAGCCCCTGCGCGATTCCGGGATTTCCGATGAAAGCGCGGTCAGTGGGATTGGTGGTCGCCTCGCACGGCTGAGTAGTGCCAGCCGACGCGACACCTGGGGCAGGGGACGCCGTGGGATTATCGACTACCGGAGCGTGGTCGTACTCGATGGAGATCGTTGCTATGTTGGAAAGACGTTTGAATCCATTGGCATCGGACTCGTCGCCGCGCACGCTGAAGGTGATGTGAGGCCAGCTCGAGCCCACCGCGTTCCACAAGGCGGAGGTCACCGTGTACGCGAAATCCACATTTCCCGAGCATCCAGCCGACCCCGTGCCCCCGACATCGTCACTCAGGCCCAACGACGTGTCGGTGGGGTGGTTGTTCCACGTGGTGTCGTCGCCAATTGCGTCAGGCGATTCGTACAGGCGTAGCGAATATTTGTTGGTGCAGCTCCAGTCTGCCGAGTACGTCTGGGTGAGATGAAGCGTGGCGGAATGGATGTAGGCGTGGTGAGCGGCCAAACCACTGGTCTCGAACTGGTAGTAGGTGACTTCGGTGTCCGACGGGTTGCAACTGCCGCCGTCGGGATACGTACCGCAGACGCCCACACCGGGCTGCGCTGAGTGGGATGTTCCGTAGAGGCCGTAGTTGTCACTGCTACTGGGGTGCGCCGACTCGATCCATGTCCATGTGGGGGAGCTGTTGCTCCAGGGAAGCCAACTGGGGTCGATGTAGACCGGATATTGTGTGTTGGTCCCTCGCAGAATGCCGGCGTCAGGTGTCAGGCTGACACCGTCGTCGGTCGCAGTGACAGGGATCGGGGCGCTTTGGGCCGCCGTTCCTGGCCCTTCGGTGGTGCTGGGGTCTTGGGCCGCGGTGTCCGAGCCGGCGGCAGCCCGGTTGGCAGCCTTCACGCCAGCCGACTCGGTAGCCCCTACGCTGGTCGAGTCCCACATGGTGGGGGCCGGCGCAACGAAGCTCGCGGTGCCGGATGCGTCTACGGCTTCGAGGTTGCCGAGTGCATCGGCGTGCAGGGTCAGACCTGCCCCGGTGGTGGTCAGGTGCAGTGTCGATAGGGCTGGGTTGGCGGCGGCATCGGCAGTCTTGACGACGAGTACTTCCCGGATGCCGCCCAACTCGGTCGCTGTCACGTCGAGGTCGACGCCTGGTAGCACGTCTGCGTAGTGGGCGGTGGGCCCTGTGATGTCCGGCGTCGGCAGGTCGAACGGCATGGTTACCGACAGCGACTTGCCGTCCGCATTGGAGAGAGTCGCCAAAGGCGCATTCCCACCCCCGGAGAGCTTCAGGGGGTTGAGAGGGGCCTGCGCCGACAGCATTCCGTCGGCATCCACCTGCAAGTTGGCGTTGATCGGTACCCAAGTGCCGTTGAGTTTGACCCTCGTCGGCGACACCGTGCTGTTCTGGGTCAGGGTGCCGCTCGGGTTGGCTACGGTTTGCGAGTAGGGCGTGGTGAGCGCGTCGACCAGTACCGGACCTCCCGATGCCCGCGCCTGGGCCAATGCCAAGTCCTCGGCGCTCGCGTCGGGTGGTAGGTCCGAGACGTGCCCCGTGCTCTGCCCTTGATCGCTTCCGGTGTCAGCTCTTGCAGGGCCTGCTACGTTCACCAGCGCCGCGCCGGCCAGTACGAGCGCGATGAGAGCCTCTGTGCCTGTACGTATCGGATGCTTTCGGCGAACAGCGCGTATGGACATGCCGATGCCCCCCATCGGTTCCCTCCCCTTGCGGACGTCAGACAGCGTCCGGAACGCCGCACAGTAAGCGAAGGGGGCGGACGTCCGTCAAGCACACAAGTCCGATTCATGGCGTATGTCACTGAGTGTTCCATGTGTCGTGAGTGGAGATGAGCAAAAGTCGAGTCAAGAAGTGGTCGTGGGCTGTTCCCCAGTTCGAAGCGCCCCTTACATTCAGGTCTTCTGTGGTCGCCGGGAGTGATTCCGGCGACTTACGCATGCGAGGGGGAACTCGTGGGGGGTTGGGGACGAGTGCGTCCTGCACGAATCCGGAGCGGTTCTGTCTGGGTCGGGACAGGCGCCGTCATCGCTGTAGTGGCCACGCTTCTCGGACCGGTGTCCGCCGGCGCGACAGCACCGCTGCCTTCGGCCAACGCACGCAAAATATGGTCGCCGCCGGACACCCCGTTGCCGCGCACGGCCTCCCAGCCGGGCGAAGACCTTGCGGACCCCTCGCATCCGAAGCCGCTCTACCCGATACCTGCGGAGTGGGCTGGCCCCAAGCCCGCGGCCTCAACGAGCGGGACGGCGACGGTCACGGTTCCGGCGGATTCGGTCGGTGCGCCAGGATCCGCTCGGGTCGGGCACCTGCCGGTGTGGCTCCGCGCGGTGACAAGTCCACGGACGGCTAGCGGCGCTGATGCCAAGTCGCAGGTGAGGCCGGGCGGCCGTGGCGACTCGACGTCAGCCGTCACAAAAGCGGCTCCGACGGCAGTTGGTACGCCGATCACGGTCGACGTGCTCCCATCGCAGACGGCACTGAAAGCCGGTCTTCACGGGCCTGTGATCGCAGTTTCACGAGCCAGCGTCGGCCCCGACGGCGGCGTGGAGATCGGCGTCGACGTCAGCGCTCTTGACTCCGCTTTCGGCGGCGACGCAGCTTCTCGTTCTCGTATGGTCGCTCTGCCAGCCTGTGCGTTGACGACTCCGCAAGAGCCCGATTGCCGTAGGCAGGTCCCTCTTGCTTCCCACTTCGACCCGGCCACGGAGCGACTCGTCGCCGA from Actinacidiphila sp. DG2A-62 includes:
- a CDS encoding LamG domain-containing protein is translated as MGGIGMSIRAVRRKHPIRTGTEALIALVLAGAALVNVAGPARADTGSDQGQSTGHVSDLPPDASAEDLALAQARASGGPVLVDALTTPYSQTVANPSGTLTQNSTVSPTRVKLNGTWVPINANLQVDADGMLSAQAPLNPLKLSGGGNAPLATLSNADGKSLSVTMPFDLPTPDITGPTAHYADVLPGVDLDVTATELGGIREVLVVKTADAAANPALSTLHLTTTGAGLTLHADALGNLEAVDASGTASFVAPAPTMWDSTSVGATESAGVKAANRAAAGSDTAAQDPSTTEGPGTAAQSAPIPVTATDDGVSLTPDAGILRGTNTQYPVYIDPSWLPWSNSSPTWTWIESAHPSSSDNYGLYGTSHSAQPGVGVCGTYPDGGSCNPSDTEVTYYQFETSGLAAHHAYIHSATLHLTQTYSADWSCTNKYSLRLYESPDAIGDDTTWNNHPTDTSLGLSDDVGGTGSAGCSGNVDFAYTVTSALWNAVGSSWPHITFSVRGDESDANGFKRLSNIATISIEYDHAPVVDNPTASPAPGVASAGTTQPCEATTNPTDRAFIGNPGIAQGLSLKAVATSPTTPPQSVRGYFDLWDDSVSGFPTVASGYSSGGGYAASGSTVSFGVPVGALSDGHAYAWNARANDGLLSSDPSETCHFRMDLTPPTVTVPTAPAQVSNLSWTFPPAGNGQTTGLYAPAHGWVPFTAADPAPHGPSSGLACMRWSFDPELADAGWQCGSSLPSSTGLYTPATHWGTNILYAQAEDNAGNYSGVVSYAFYVPWNPHGPVPRFGDTTGDGSPDIVLPGSDGNLYAHSVPGNTQATSAAVSLAAKSSDSPAADGWNGYRIAHRGSLRSGNNVDDLVVHKDGAPQLDFYYNPGNTGTDGRFDKKSELTRPSCAECTGYAPDWSTTLQVVALGDVSDAQLVSDKFGNRTGILTTETNSSGDAGLWFYPTVADGTLGKPVCLAATGWKNFDLLSPGDASGSGKPDLWVRNRSTGDISAYTFTTGTTDVGGDGFPIDPPQPTLTGIGAGTKIGNLSITAAPLVGSDGDLTGDGIADLWSVTSAGSVTVRPGKTSDGTGATAVNAFAAATTVGNTTGASDEWPLSSAAATADVDLTNTAIAVGGVTSAADHPAATAGGVAVNGTTGYLRTVNPALNTTQSYTASAWVKLNSLTTTQTVLSQGTVNHQAFYLGYNADLGSWYFMTTTSDAASTTYPTARGGEARAGSWTQLTAVYDAESDVMSLYVNGVLASTAALNRTPVYNSTAPLTIGANLTAGSTAPYNQVNGSIADVRTIPAALTADEVHNLYAGS